GAACGCGTCGAAGTCAACCGGCAGCTCGGCACGTGGTGCGGGCACTACATCACCATCCGCGGAACCTGGTGCCAGCCGCTGAGCGTCGCTTTGGTCAACCGTCTGAACGCCCGTCTGGCGGAAGTCAAACAGGCCCTGCCGCGCGAGGCCGCTCGATGACCCGCTTACTGGTCAGCGTCCGTTCGCTCGACGAGGCCCGTTTGGCCGCGGCGGCGGGCGTCGACTTGATCGACCTGAAGGAACCGCGGCACGGACCGTTGGGCCGCGTGACGCCCGACGTGGCCCTCGAAGTCAGCCGCGATCTGGCGCCGGACAATCCGCTGAGCATGGCCTTGGGCGAACTGGCCGACTGGACGCCGAGCGACCGTCACTTCTGCCACCAGATACCGCCGGGCATCGTCTACGCCAAGATCGGCCTGGCCCGATGTGCCGGCCTGCCCGACTGGCGGTCGCAATGGCAGCGAGCCATTCATTCGTTTCCGTCGCATTGTCAACCGGTCGCGGTGGCGTATGCCGATTGGCAGACCGCCGCCGCGCCCGAACCGAACGCGGTTCTTGCGGAGGCGGCCGGCAATGGCTGCCGTGCCTTGTTGATCGACACCTGGCGCAAAGACTCCGGGGACGTTTTTGCGCATCTCAGTGTCACACGGCTTGGCGATCTTATTCGCCAGGCGCACGACGGCGGCCTGCTGACCGTGTTGGCCGGTTCGCTCAGCCTGACGAACGTCGAGCGGGCGCTATCTCTTTCGCCGGGCTATCTGGCCGTTCGCGGCGCCGTTTGCGGAGGCGCCCGCGACGACGATGTTTGTCCGGCGAAGGTCGCTGAATGGCGAATGCGTGTGGTTGTGTAGGCTCCTCACGACAGGAAGACGGCGGAGCCGGCAGTTTAACGCCTTCGCCGCGTCGGTGTCAAAGTTTGCGCTTAACTGCGCTGATCCGCGGCGGCCGCATCCCGCGGCTCAGGTGGCGTTGCTGCTGAAACAATCCGCTCTGGGTGGCGTTCCTGGAGCTTCCGATAATACTCGACCAGCTTTCGCGGATCGTGCCCTACCGCCGCGGAAATTCGGTGGCGTACATCGCGCACGGCTTGAATCGCAGGATCGTCCTTCATGAGGGTTCGCCCTCTCCTAATAGTTCCAGCGGCGTGACCAACGACCTTCCAATTCATCGACAACGGCTGCGCTGGTCACGACGTCAAAGTCCCATCGGTGGTCGTCCCACCATTGGCGCGTCCAGGCCCGCCGCGCCAGCATCTCTGGCTCCGACCGAACCTCATAATAAAAACTCGGTATCGTGATCTCCACATAAACGCGACGATTCATCAAGTTCATTTTGACGAGCGATGCTAATACTCGATAATATCTTCCACGTCGATCGACCAGAGCCCCAGCGAGCCGTTGAGCTTTCGCCACAGGCTGCGATCATCGCCATTTTCCTTTTTGAAACGGGGCAGCGTCCAGCAGTGTAACGCGGCTTACGCGGCGTTCGCAACATGCCGGCAGCGATGCCGGCAGGTTAAGCTGGCAACCAACCAGGGAAAGCGAGTCTTGCGTGGCGGCGGGCGCTTCAAGATTATGGCGGCTTCTTTGCCGGCACGTACACCTGCGCATAGCAGGCAAAGAGGTCGTGAGGATCTCCATATTCCCGCAGCAGGCGACCGTTCATCGAAGCCGCGATCCCTTTCTGTCGGCCCAGCCGCGTGATGACGAGATAGTCGTACGGCCGCTCCGCCGACTCATAATAAAACGGATTGTTGCAGGCCAGCGCGACGTTGCGCCCCGCCAGATAAGCGTCGAACACGAACGCCTCGTCAAGCACCAATCGGGCATCCGGCGGCAGGTCGCCCAGCAACTCGCGCGCAAACCGCGGCGCGTTGTAGTCCACATCGTTCCAATGCCGCGCGTGCGTCCACCACGTGCGCAGGCCGAGCCCTGGCAACATCGCCGCCGCCAGCACTCCGCCCAAGGCGATGCTCCTCAAGCGCGGCCGGCGCGCTTCGGCGGACAGCCAGCGGCCGAGATTGACCACCGCGAACGCCACACACAACCAGACCAGCGCGGCCGGGTAACACCAGTAGCCCTTGGCGCCGTGCGGTCCCTGCACCGTCACCAGCAGGTACACCGCCGACCAGGCCAGGGCCACGAGCAGCCTTGCCTGCCGCCGGCGATTCGCCACCGCCAACCATGTCGCCGCGACAAGGCCCGTCGCCATCAGGCCCAACTGCAACGGCTGCGCATACTCCAGCAGCAGGTGGTAGTGGTAGACCAGCGATTCCCAAGGCAACAACATCCGGGTCAGCAGGCCCGGACCCGCCTGGTCGATCACGTTCTTGACAAACTGCTCGCGGAACAGTTCCGGCCAGCGGACGATGAGCGGCGTCCACAGGGCAAACGTGGCCAGCGCCGAACCCGTGAGCACGGCGAGGTCCGTCAACCGGCGTTTGACGCCGCTCGCCGAGATGGCCACCCAACCCGCGATTTGCAGGCAATAAGCGAAAGCAAACGGGTGCGTCAAGAGTCCCAGGCCCAGCAGAGCGCCGGCCAACGCCAGCCGCCGCCAACGGCCCGTTGCCTGCCAAGACCCAACGGCCAGCAGGGCCGCCAGTCCGAGCATGCCGCAGAGCATGTCGGGCCGGGCACGGACCGCCGGAAAGAAAAACGTCCGCGACAGCGAATAGAGTGCCGCCGCCCAAAGTCCGACCGTTTCGTCGCCCAACACCTGTCGGCCCAGCTCGAAAACCAGCCAGACGGCGACCAGTCCGGCGACGGCCGACGCCAGCCGCGCCGTGCCGTAGCCCGCCGGCAAAAGCCGGTAGAACGGTGCTTGCCAATAAAAGTAAGCCGGCGGCATGGCGAACAGCGCCGTATCGACCCGGTAAAACCAGCTTCGGTGGTCGCGCGCCGGCACGTAGGGAACACGCGGCACGCCTTCCGTCGCCACGGTCCAGCCCGGCACGGCATAGAACTCTTCGTCTTCGCCGCCTTCCTGCCGGTACGTCACCGGCAAGCGCAGCACCACAAAGACCAGCGCGATCAGGAACAAGGTCGGTATAGGTTTCAGCAACGGCAGTCTCCACGGTATCATACATTGTTGCCCTTGATTCCGCTGAATACGATTATGTCCATTTCCATTCGCCCGCTGCCAGGCACCAGCCGTGACCCGCTCTATCCCGATTCGGACGGGGAACCGATGGCCGAAACCGATTATCACCTTGCCGCGATCGTTTATCTTTACACCGCCTTGAAGCAATGGTTCCGCTCGCACGACCACGTGTATGTCGCCGCGGACATGCTGCTTTATTACGAGGAAGGCAATCCCAGCGCGGTTCGCGGTCCGGATGTGATGTTGGCGAAAAACGTCGTGGGCAAACACATGCGCCGTTCGTTCCGCACTTGGGAAGAAGGCGTTCCGCCGACGGTGATTATCGAAGTGACGTCGAAGAAGACGCGGCGCGAAGACGAGGTCGAAAAACCGCCGGTCTACGCGTCGATCGGAGTGAAGGAGCTGTTCCCGTTCGACCCCGAGGGCGAATACCTTCGGCCGCGGCTGCAGGGCTTCGAGCTCGTGGCCGGAAAGTACGTCGCGCTGCCGCCGAACGACGCCGGGCAACTTTTCAGTCGCGAGCTGGGGCTGGTGCTGGCGATCGAAGACCACCTGTTGCGATTGATCGATCCCAGAGGTAAGCCACTGCCGACGGCCGACGAACTCGCAGAACAAGCCAAGCAAGCGCGAAGCGAGGTCAAAAAAGCCGAGCGCGAAACGAACAAGGCAAAACGAGACGCTGACAAGGCCAAGCGTGAGGCTGAAGAAGCAAAACGCCAAGCCGCCACTCTCGAAGCCGAACTGGCCCGGTTGCGTGCCAAGCTGCCGCCGGATGACCGGAAACAAAAGTAGATGACAACTCACCCCATGTTCCATTTTGTTGCCCGACGCTTCGATACCGGCCGGCCAGCGCGCTTCGATATCGATGAAGGCCGTATCGTCCGCGTCCAGCGTCAAGCCATCGAAGGACAATCGGCCCACAGGCTGCCGTGGGTCGCCCCAGGCTTCGTCGATCTCCAGGTCAACGGTTACGCCGGGCAGGAGTTCAGCTCGCCGAAGCTGACGCCCGAAGACGTCGCCAAGATCGTGCGGCAACACTGGGCCTTCGGCGTGACCGGCCTCTGCCCCACGCTGACGACCCAGAGCTTCGATTGCCTTGCCCACGGCCTGCGGGCGATCGATTTTGCCTGCCATACCTTTCCCGACATCGCCCGCTCCGTTATCGGCGTTCATCTGGAAGGGCCGTATATCTCGAGTGAGGACGGGCCGCGCGGCGCGCATCCGCGCGAGCATTGCCGCCAACCGAATTGGGACGAGTTCCAGCACTTGCAGGAAGCCGCCGGCGGGCGGATCCGCATCCTTACGATGTCGCCGGAGTTTCCGGGCGCGGCCGATTTTATTGCCCGCGTGTCGGCCCATCAGGTGGTGGCGGCGATCGGCCATACGGCGGCCGACGGCGAGCAGATTCAGGCGGCCGTCGAGGCGGGTGCTCGGCTGAGCACGCACCTGGGCAACGGTGCGCATGGCGTCATCCGTCGGCATCCGAACTACGTTTGGCACCAAATGGCCGAAGACCGCTTGATGGCCAGCTTGATTGTCGACGGCCATCACTTGCCCGGCGAGGTGGTGAAGTCGATCGTGCGTGCCAAGTCGCCCCAACGCTGCATCCTGGTGAGCGACGTGTCGGGCCTGGCCGGCCTGCCGCCGGGCCGGCACGCCAGCAGCGGCGGCGACGTCGAGCTACTCGCAGATGGCCGGCTGGTGGTGGCCGGGCAAACGCAGTTGCTCGCCGGTGCCACTCTGCCGATCGGCGTCGGTGTGGCAAACGTGATGCGGTTCGCCGGCATCGATCTGGCGACGGCCGTGGCGATGGCCAGCATTCATCCGAACCGGTTGCTGGGCCGGCCGCCCGGCACTTTGCGTCCCGGCGACTTGGCCGACCTGGTGCTCTTCGATCTCGATGCGTCGGACCAGCCGCAGTTCACGGTCCGTTCCACCATCGTGGCGGGCGAAGTTGTGTGCGGCGAGCCTGGCGGCGAATAAAGCGAGGGCCGGCCGTGCGACAGTTTGCCCGTGGATTGCAGCTCGTGGCTCTCGTTCTGCTTCCGTTGAGCATGCTCTTGCAGATTGCCGACGCGATCAGTGTCGGCCGGATGCTGATCGTGATGGTGGCCGGCTTCGCGCTGTTCTGGATTGGCCGGATCGTGGAGGGCTATCTGCGGGCTTAGCTACCGGTTCCGCCACAAGATCCGGTCGTCGATGCCGAGCGCGGCTTGCATCGCGGCAATGTCGGCCTTGAAGCGGCCGGCGTCGAGCGGATAGCCTGCCGTCGGCCGCAGTTCCGGCAGATGCCCGGCCCAATACCGGTTGAACGGCCGCATCGCCAGCTCGCGCAAGTATTTGGAGGTCATCGACGCGACCGCGCAGGGCAGATACCGCTCGGCGTTGACGCGGAACACGACCTCCGTGCGGCAATCGTCCGGCCCCCAGCGATAAATGCTCTCGTTGCGGCCCTCGCCGTAGACCTCGACCAGGTGCGATACGTGCCGTTGCAAAAGCGGTTGATAAAAGTTGCGCCCGCCGTGCTTGTCGCAAATCACCGCGACGGGCGCCGGCGGCAGCGCAGCGAGCACTTCGCTCAGCAATTCGAGCGTCAGCAGCGAAAGCGCGGTGCTCTTGTTGTGCTCTTCGGTGAGCGCGTTCCAATGGTCGGCGAAGACCGCCCGACTGCGGACCGCCAGCAGCCTGACGCCGGCCTTGTCGGCTTCGGCGATCAGTTGCCCCGCCAGCAGGCCGAGCTGCTCGCCGTCGGCCGCGACCGGCAACGCGCAGTCGTAGTCGCGATGCCAGGGGAACCGGTCGAGTTCGCCGGCCGCATGGTGATCCAGCACTCGCCAGACTTCGCGCCAACTTGCCGGACGATGACCGCCAAGGGCCAAGGCCGCGAGCACGCCCAACTCCAACGCACCGAGACCTTCCGGCGGCCGATAGACCACCTTCGAATCGGCCAGCACCAATCGCCGCGGCGCCGACGAGCGCGGCGGGCACTCGCCGGCAGTTTTCTTTCTCGGCGTCTTGGTGGGCGGTGTTTTGACGACCGCCCTGCGAAGCAGCTTATAGAGATCGACTTCGCGCGGCTCGCCCGGCACCGACCACACCGTGGCCGAGATCACCAACGGCCCCAGGTTCGGGGCGTAACCGGCTTCATCCGTTCCGACAATATAACCCACGGCGCGATCCCTCCGCCTATCTCGATTCGGCCCACGCGACGCACCTATATAGCACGCGGCTGACATTGGGGCCAGAATACATGGTGGCTGGGACAGAGCTTGGCCGGACGGGGCTACTCGATCGGCAGTTTGTAGCTCACCGCGCCGATCACCTGCCCGACCTTCTTGTAAGCCGGATGACACGTCATGCACTTTTCGTTGACGACCGGCACCAGCGTGGCCGCCAGCAGATATTGTTTCCCTTTTTCGGTTGCCACTTCATCGACGTAGCTTTCGCCGGCGAGGATTCGTTTGATCGCCGCCTTCTCGAAGCTGCTGTGCGGCACGTTCTCATCGTTGGTCGGATGTCCGGTGGCATCAACCAGCCGGGCATCGTGCCAGCCCTTCTCGCGCATGGCGGCAAATAAGTCGCGGGCGATCTCGCCGGCCGCGACGTCTTTCTTGCTATCGACGTAGGTATTGGTGATGAACACGATCGTCGTCTTGTAAAGATCATCGAGCATCTTCACCTCGCGGCGTGCCCGTTCGACGTCGGGATTTTTTGCGGCGGTCGCGGCGTCGGCGGCGTCCGCGGCGGGTTCACGCAACACGGCGACCGACGCCGCGGAAAGTGCCAGGATCAAACCGCTGGCGGCAAGAGTTCGAGCAGAGAAGTGAGACATCGACAAAGTCCTCCGGGCGGGGTAAAAGGGGTGGGAACGTTCGTAGAGCAAGCGTCCCGCTTGCTTTTCGCCCGGCCGGGCGGGGCGTTGCGAGCGACGATTCAAGCGGGAACGCTTGCTCTACGCGGCGGATAGCGGATAATAAAGTCCAGTTATCCGTTTCAGGCCCGAAGATACCCGACCTAAACTGGATGTCAAGGTCCAGTTATCCTTTTTCTGCAAGCCGCCATGATTTCACAGACCGCCGAATACGCCCTGCGGGCCATCGTCTACCTGGCCGACCAAAGCGACGCACCGCAGACGACGCAGCAAATCGCCGAGATCACCCGCGTGCCTGCCGGCTACCTGGCCAAGGTCATGCAGGGCCTCAGCCGGGCCGGCCTGGTCCGAGCGCAACGCGGCCTGCACGGCGGCTTTACGCTGGCCGTGCCGGCCAAGAAATTGACCGTGCTCGATGTGGTGCAGGCCGTCGATCCCTTGCGGCGGATCGAGCATTGCCCGTTGGGGATCGAAGGGCATCAATCGCTCTGCCCGCTGCACCGGCGGCTCGACAACGCCGCGGCGATGGTGGAAAAGGCGCTCGGCGCTTCGACGATCGCCGAACTTTTGGCCGAGCCGAAGCGGGGCAAAGTGCCCAAGCCGCTCTGCTCGTTCGTGGAGGAGTAGTTCGGCTGTGCCACGCCGGCCTCGTGTGGTTATCGGTTGCCGGGAAATCGCTGCTTGACTTATTCCAGGTGTCCGCGCGTGACGTCGCCCTGCGAGAAACGAATGTAGCGAATGTGCCGGTCATGCCGATTCTACTTGCAATGCACAAGTCGGCGGATGCTTGGATGCTAGCGACACTCGTTTTGGCGACCGCGGCGGTAATAGGATCGTCGGCCGAGCGATCTGACGGCTTGCCGCGAGCGGCCGTTCATTCGTTGCTGCCCGGTGTACTCGCGCTCGATCAACCCAATGGGCAACCGCCGGTGGCCGACGACGCGGCGTCCGATCCACGAATATGGCTGCCGCCGAAAAAGGGCCGGCTTTCCCTTCGGACTGGGCGGCGCCGGGCACGCGACAAAAATGCCCAGGCACTGAGCTCGCCCGACTCATCGAGGTCCTTGCGTGCCCGGCTGCCGCCGGTGTGGCGGAAATGGGCGCTGGGGGTTCTCGCGTCGCTCGTCGTGCTGCTTGCCGCGACGCCGGTACGGGCCGAGGATTTGTCGCCGAACAATCAAAGCGGTTTTCCGCGCCGGCCTTACTGGGGCTCGCCAAATATCGTCGTTACCGATCCGGCCGAATATCCGCGGCCGGAAAGTCTGGAGAACGACGACCCGGGCAGCTTCTGGTATTCGCTGCGGCCCAACATCTTCAACGTCCCGGTTGAAGCGGAGTGGGACTTTTACAACATTATCAACACCGACCGGCCCGACTTCACCGACGCCGTTTATACCGTGGGCAAAGGCGTGACCTATCTTGAAACCGGCTTCACGTACAGCAAGATCAACACCTTCGACCAGCAGGTCAACACGCGGCAGTTGCCCGAATCGCTGCTGCGCCACGGGCTGACCGACGAGTTCGAGTTGCGCTTGAAGTGGCCGGGCTATCTGATGTCGAACATCCGCGACCCGCA
This genomic stretch from Pirellulales bacterium harbors:
- a CDS encoding (5-formylfuran-3-yl)methyl phosphate synthase, encoding MTRLLVSVRSLDEARLAAAAGVDLIDLKEPRHGPLGRVTPDVALEVSRDLAPDNPLSMALGELADWTPSDRHFCHQIPPGIVYAKIGLARCAGLPDWRSQWQRAIHSFPSHCQPVAVAYADWQTAAAPEPNAVLAEAAGNGCRALLIDTWRKDSGDVFAHLSVTRLGDLIRQAHDGGLLTVLAGSLSLTNVERALSLSPGYLAVRGAVCGGARDDDVCPAKVAEWRMRVVV
- a CDS encoding glycosyltransferase family 39 protein, with amino-acid sequence MLKPIPTLFLIALVFVVLRLPVTYRQEGGEDEEFYAVPGWTVATEGVPRVPYVPARDHRSWFYRVDTALFAMPPAYFYWQAPFYRLLPAGYGTARLASAVAGLVAVWLVFELGRQVLGDETVGLWAAALYSLSRTFFFPAVRARPDMLCGMLGLAALLAVGSWQATGRWRRLALAGALLGLGLLTHPFAFAYCLQIAGWVAISASGVKRRLTDLAVLTGSALATFALWTPLIVRWPELFREQFVKNVIDQAGPGLLTRMLLPWESLVYHYHLLLEYAQPLQLGLMATGLVAATWLAVANRRRQARLLVALAWSAVYLLVTVQGPHGAKGYWCYPAALVWLCVAFAVVNLGRWLSAEARRPRLRSIALGGVLAAAMLPGLGLRTWWTHARHWNDVDYNAPRFARELLGDLPPDARLVLDEAFVFDAYLAGRNVALACNNPFYYESAERPYDYLVITRLGRQKGIAASMNGRLLREYGDPHDLFACYAQVYVPAKKPP
- a CDS encoding Uma2 family endonuclease, which encodes MSISIRPLPGTSRDPLYPDSDGEPMAETDYHLAAIVYLYTALKQWFRSHDHVYVAADMLLYYEEGNPSAVRGPDVMLAKNVVGKHMRRSFRTWEEGVPPTVIIEVTSKKTRREDEVEKPPVYASIGVKELFPFDPEGEYLRPRLQGFELVAGKYVALPPNDAGQLFSRELGLVLAIEDHLLRLIDPRGKPLPTADELAEQAKQARSEVKKAERETNKAKRDADKAKREAEEAKRQAATLEAELARLRAKLPPDDRKQK
- a CDS encoding amidohydrolase family protein, translating into MTTHPMFHFVARRFDTGRPARFDIDEGRIVRVQRQAIEGQSAHRLPWVAPGFVDLQVNGYAGQEFSSPKLTPEDVAKIVRQHWAFGVTGLCPTLTTQSFDCLAHGLRAIDFACHTFPDIARSVIGVHLEGPYISSEDGPRGAHPREHCRQPNWDEFQHLQEAAGGRIRILTMSPEFPGAADFIARVSAHQVVAAIGHTAADGEQIQAAVEAGARLSTHLGNGAHGVIRRHPNYVWHQMAEDRLMASLIVDGHHLPGEVVKSIVRAKSPQRCILVSDVSGLAGLPPGRHASSGGDVELLADGRLVVAGQTQLLAGATLPIGVGVANVMRFAGIDLATAVAMASIHPNRLLGRPPGTLRPGDLADLVLFDLDASDQPQFTVRSTIVAGEVVCGEPGGE
- a CDS encoding DUF3365 domain-containing protein is translated as MSHFSARTLAASGLILALSAASVAVLREPAADAADAATAAKNPDVERARREVKMLDDLYKTTIVFITNTYVDSKKDVAAGEIARDLFAAMREKGWHDARLVDATGHPTNDENVPHSSFEKAAIKRILAGESYVDEVATEKGKQYLLAATLVPVVNEKCMTCHPAYKKVGQVIGAVSYKLPIE
- a CDS encoding Rrf2 family transcriptional regulator, encoding MISQTAEYALRAIVYLADQSDAPQTTQQIAEITRVPAGYLAKVMQGLSRAGLVRAQRGLHGGFTLAVPAKKLTVLDVVQAVDPLRRIEHCPLGIEGHQSLCPLHRRLDNAAAMVEKALGASTIAELLAEPKRGKVPKPLCSFVEE
- a CDS encoding transporter → MLATLVLATAAVIGSSAERSDGLPRAAVHSLLPGVLALDQPNGQPPVADDAASDPRIWLPPKKGRLSLRTGRRRARDKNAQALSSPDSSRSLRARLPPVWRKWALGVLASLVVLLAATPVRAEDLSPNNQSGFPRRPYWGSPNIVVTDPAEYPRPESLENDDPGSFWYSLRPNIFNVPVEAEWDFYNIINTDRPDFTDAVYTVGKGVTYLETGFTYSKINTFDQQVNTRQLPESLLRHGLTDEFELRLKWPGYLMSNIRDPHTGAQQNNFGSEDIDVGFKYEILQQRGWRPMTTLVAGMTLPTGAPGVSANFVQPHFNLLAGWGLRRWLYLKWQTGCDFVHTSSPQFVTPLTGSSNPGFVAVRSPPNSWHESLSLLTQWTKRVGAFHEWFMISGTGGGDTRAQHFLDMGLYLYATPNVQFDVRVGRQISDRVNDFFTGAGFSGRW